A genomic window from Flavobacterium hankyongi includes:
- the xerA gene encoding site-specific tyrosine recombinase/integron integrase — MNWKAKTVLHKNTPRIAVYFEKNTKLISQIKTFENALWSSSQGYWHLPDTTENRLYFKIPLTYTLTPNQEGIDSITIFRNYLASKRYSSNTITTYCDALKSFLTFFNTKPIDQITNEDVILYNNSYILKNKLSSSYQNQIVNAIKLFFKTVKEKTIEVEKIHRPKREKKLPNVLSKEEVKQIITSPINIKHRVMLSLIYSCGLRCGELLALEPQHIDSKRNIVILKNSKGKKDRIVPLSPKILELLREYYKLYKPKFYLFEGQHPGKQYYARSLQQVLKNTLQKTGIQKPVTLHWLRHSYATHLLESGTDLRYIQELLGHNSSKTTEIYTHVSTKNIQQIKSPFDDL; from the coding sequence ATGAATTGGAAAGCCAAAACCGTTTTGCATAAAAACACTCCTAGAATTGCTGTTTATTTTGAAAAAAACACAAAACTTATTTCACAAATTAAAACTTTTGAAAATGCTTTATGGTCTTCCAGTCAAGGATATTGGCATTTACCAGATACAACAGAAAACCGATTATACTTTAAAATTCCGCTTACTTATACTTTAACTCCCAACCAAGAAGGGATAGATAGCATTACAATATTTAGAAATTATTTAGCCTCTAAACGTTATAGTTCAAACACAATAACTACCTATTGTGATGCTTTAAAATCATTTTTGACTTTTTTTAATACAAAACCTATAGATCAAATCACTAACGAAGATGTAATTTTATATAATAATAGCTATATTTTAAAAAATAAATTATCATCTTCTTATCAAAATCAAATTGTAAATGCTATAAAGCTATTTTTTAAAACGGTTAAAGAAAAGACTATTGAAGTTGAAAAAATTCATCGTCCAAAAAGAGAAAAAAAGCTTCCGAATGTTTTAAGCAAGGAAGAAGTTAAACAAATTATTACTTCACCTATAAACATTAAGCATCGAGTTATGTTGAGTTTAATTTATTCATGTGGATTACGTTGTGGCGAATTATTAGCCTTAGAACCCCAGCATATTGATTCGAAAAGAAACATTGTTATTTTAAAAAACTCAAAAGGCAAAAAAGACAGAATTGTTCCGTTAAGTCCAAAAATACTAGAATTACTTCGAGAATATTACAAACTTTATAAGCCAAAATTTTATTTATTTGAAGGGCAACATCCAGGAAAACAATATTATGCAAGGAGTTTACAACAAGTTTTAAAAAATACATTACAAAAAACAGGAATTCAAAAACCTGTTACTTTGCATTGGTTAAGACATAGTTATGCAACACACTTATTAGAAAGCGGCACAGATTTACGTTATATTCAAGAACTACTTGGTCATAACAGCAGTAAAACAACTGAAATTTACACTCATGTAAGCACAAAAAACATTCAACAAATTAAAAGTCCATTTGATGATTTGTAA
- the menD gene encoding 2-succinyl-5-enolpyruvyl-6-hydroxy-3-cyclohexene-1-carboxylic-acid synthase yields MIYPKIPLAQSIIEICKAKGIEHIVISPGSRNAPLTIGFTNNLAFTCYSIADERCAAFFALGIAQQIQKPVAVVCTSGSALLNYYPAVAEAFYNQIPLVVISADRPHDKIDIGDGQTIRQENVYVNHILYNANLLEDASEENDLKIQEAIFLAISKKGPVHINVPFEEPLYEVVEGLSVKPSLVNLVPEKKEKPNVEEFITLWNQSSKKMILIGGNEPKAIDQKYLNILGNDASVVVMTEVTSNVHHDNFITNIDTIITPFTDEDFQNFRPEILVTFGGMIVSKRVKAFLRKYKPKQHWHIDELRAYNTFDCLSQHFEVTPNTFFEEFLSKVNSIESNYQHTALQIRNQRAIKHGEYLKSIEFSDLKVFEKILSKVPSNAQLQISNSSPIRYAQLFPIDKNISVFCNRGTSGIDGSTSTAIGASIMNKEQTVLITGDISFLYDSNALWNEYIPNDFKIIVINNGGGGIFRILPGHQETNTFNKYFETSHCLTAEHLAKMYHFEYQSASNVASLEQNLETFFATDSKSILEIFTPTKSNDQVLLNYFKNLK; encoded by the coding sequence ATGATTTACCCAAAAATACCTTTAGCACAAAGTATTATTGAAATTTGTAAAGCTAAAGGAATTGAACACATAGTAATTTCTCCAGGTTCCAGAAATGCACCGTTAACTATTGGCTTTACAAATAATTTGGCTTTTACTTGTTATAGTATTGCCGATGAGCGTTGTGCTGCTTTTTTTGCTCTTGGAATTGCACAACAAATACAAAAACCAGTTGCTGTAGTATGTACTTCGGGTTCTGCGTTGCTTAATTATTATCCGGCGGTTGCCGAAGCTTTTTACAATCAAATTCCTTTGGTTGTTATTTCGGCAGACAGACCACATGATAAAATTGACATTGGTGACGGACAAACCATTCGTCAAGAAAACGTGTATGTCAATCACATTTTATACAATGCTAATTTGTTGGAAGACGCATCTGAAGAAAATGACTTAAAAATTCAGGAAGCCATATTTTTAGCAATATCCAAAAAAGGACCAGTTCACATCAACGTCCCTTTTGAAGAACCGTTGTATGAAGTTGTTGAAGGGCTTTCGGTAAAACCTAGTTTGGTTAATTTGGTTCCAGAAAAGAAAGAGAAGCCTAATGTAGAGGAGTTTATTACACTTTGGAATCAATCGTCTAAAAAAATGATTCTGATAGGAGGGAATGAGCCTAAAGCTATAGATCAAAAGTATTTAAATATTTTAGGAAATGATGCTTCAGTAGTTGTCATGACCGAAGTTACTTCTAATGTGCATCATGATAATTTTATCACCAACATTGATACTATTATTACTCCGTTTACGGATGAGGATTTTCAAAATTTTAGACCAGAAATTTTGGTTACGTTTGGAGGCATGATAGTGTCAAAACGAGTGAAGGCTTTTTTAAGAAAGTATAAACCTAAACAACATTGGCATATAGATGAGTTACGTGCTTACAATACCTTTGATTGTTTATCTCAGCATTTTGAAGTGACCCCAAATACTTTTTTTGAAGAATTTTTGTCCAAAGTTAATTCGATAGAATCAAATTATCAGCATACTGCTTTGCAGATTAGAAATCAAAGAGCAATTAAACATGGTGAATATTTAAAATCTATCGAATTTTCTGATCTTAAGGTTTTTGAGAAAATTTTATCAAAAGTTCCAAGCAATGCACAATTGCAAATAAGCAATAGTTCGCCCATTCGTTATGCACAGTTGTTTCCTATAGATAAAAATATTTCTGTTTTTTGTAACAGAGGTACCAGTGGTATCGATGGAAGTACTTCGACAGCTATTGGAGCCTCAATAATGAATAAGGAACAAACTGTTTTAATCACGGGTGATATTAGTTTCTTGTATGATAGTAATGCATTGTGGAATGAGTATATTCCTAATGATTTCAAAATTATTGTGATCAATAATGGTGGTGGTGGTATTTTTAGAATTTTACCAGGTCATCAGGAAACCAATACGTTTAATAAATATTTTGAAACATCACATTGCTTAACTGCAGAACATTTGGCAAAAATGTATCACTTCGAATACCAATCGGCTTCAAATGTTGCTTCTTTGGAACAAAACTTAGAAACATTTTTTGCAACAGACTCAAAATCTATATTAGAAATATTTACGCCAACAAAAAGTAACGATCAGGTTTTATTAAACTATTTTAAAAACTTGAAATAA
- a CDS encoding ATP-dependent helicase translates to MNDEILDNLNEQQLQAVKTTEGYVRVIAGAGSGKTKALTSRFAYIVNRLGINSSNILCVTFTNKAAQEMKKRVKAIIGDTFDVSLITTYHGFCVRFLREEINKIHYPKSFIILDVEDQKTILRDVFTELNINSKELTFKQVLRFISKSKSGSEYLNYIIENDTIKNKEEENLLEKVFQKYLEKQKRNYALDFDDLINYTIYILKNFNDVLLKWQKNLHYIQVDEAQDSSDNQFLLVEMLSRTHNNLFMVGDPDQTIYEWRGAKPEYLVDFDKLFPNCETIIMNQNYRSTPNILKLGNHIIKNNKIRVDKDMITQNPEGFEVVHFHGQNDFEETLWVSNEIKEIVKTENAKYSDITILYRANHISRNIEQSLIRENIPYTVFGGIKFFERKEIKDVLSFLRLIVFEDDISFLRMYNNPTKGLGKKFIENLNSIAQSQNLSLFKALEKNINHKELSKKGSIEFINLVTELKEISKTKSISDLVKDILDKSGLSELYRKDGDEDRLENIKELVNSMIILENENKEIINIEEYLQEVSLFTDLDTNNDNQDKVKLMTIHISKGLEFPYVFLCGFTEGVLPSAMSIKERRKRALEEERRLTYVAITRAEKRFYMTESEGFNFTNGLNKYPSRFLFEISDEFYIRKGELSQEIIEEAKLQLKRNDIENTEVFNIGDLVFHDIWKKGIVKEVDVDKNEYLIDFFEIGKEKPIDFSFRFLKKFVDEEVLTDEMKIEKQKSDEDWEKYSNLIENELPKEEDVFQQIKVSNDEITFEDENIIFNNEISNIEFKNDNIENIIKSKIRKFAKKEYPSDIEMQDYIFNNQLIAFEYMQNVSDIEIFDFAVSQYKDDYEMQKHIYEKNIVAKKFMNSLIEDEIKQNAELDYPKDYEMQQYIYEKQIAAKKIMDELPNCSKKERAINDYPKDYEMQIYIFEQLNEEETIVEEIEIIEIQNGNVSEDLINTEIEEQKSEDNLKKTKKWWQF, encoded by the coding sequence ATGAACGATGAAATTTTAGACAATTTAAATGAACAACAACTTCAAGCTGTAAAAACAACTGAAGGTTATGTTCGCGTGATTGCAGGAGCAGGTTCAGGAAAGACAAAAGCTTTAACTTCTAGATTTGCATATATTGTGAATAGGCTTGGAATAAATTCTTCTAATATTCTTTGTGTAACTTTTACAAACAAAGCTGCACAAGAAATGAAGAAAAGAGTAAAAGCCATTATTGGAGATACATTTGATGTAAGCCTAATTACAACATATCACGGTTTTTGTGTTAGATTTTTACGAGAAGAAATAAATAAAATACATTATCCAAAAAGTTTTATAATTCTTGATGTTGAAGATCAAAAAACAATTTTAAGAGACGTTTTTACAGAGTTAAATATTAATTCCAAAGAATTAACATTTAAACAAGTATTAAGATTTATTTCAAAGTCTAAAAGTGGTTCTGAATATTTAAATTATATCATTGAAAACGATACAATTAAAAATAAAGAAGAAGAAAATTTACTTGAAAAGGTTTTTCAAAAATATTTAGAAAAACAAAAAAGAAATTATGCTTTAGATTTTGATGATTTAATAAATTATACAATCTATATTCTAAAAAACTTCAACGATGTTTTACTAAAATGGCAGAAAAACCTACATTACATTCAAGTTGACGAAGCTCAAGATAGTTCTGATAATCAATTTCTACTGGTAGAAATGCTTTCAAGAACGCATAATAATTTATTTATGGTTGGCGACCCAGACCAAACAATTTATGAATGGCGTGGTGCAAAACCAGAGTATTTAGTTGATTTTGATAAATTATTTCCCAATTGCGAAACGATAATAATGAACCAAAATTATCGTTCAACTCCTAACATTTTAAAATTAGGAAATCATATTATCAAAAATAATAAAATTAGAGTTGACAAAGATATGATAACTCAAAACCCAGAGGGTTTTGAAGTTGTCCATTTTCACGGACAAAATGATTTTGAAGAAACTCTTTGGGTTTCAAACGAAATTAAAGAAATTGTAAAAACTGAAAATGCCAAATATTCTGACATCACAATACTTTACAGAGCCAATCATATTTCAAGAAATATAGAACAATCTCTTATTAGAGAAAATATACCATATACAGTTTTTGGTGGAATAAAATTCTTTGAAAGAAAAGAAATAAAAGATGTTTTATCATTTTTACGCCTTATTGTATTCGAAGATGACATTTCATTTTTAAGAATGTATAATAATCCAACGAAAGGACTTGGAAAAAAATTTATCGAAAATTTAAATTCAATTGCTCAATCTCAAAATCTTTCACTTTTCAAAGCACTTGAAAAAAATATTAACCATAAAGAACTATCAAAAAAAGGTTCAATAGAATTTATAAATTTAGTTACAGAATTAAAAGAAATATCTAAAACAAAATCAATCTCTGATTTAGTAAAAGATATATTAGACAAAAGTGGTTTATCTGAACTATATAGAAAAGATGGAGATGAAGATAGATTAGAAAACATAAAAGAATTGGTCAATTCAATGATTATTCTTGAAAATGAAAATAAAGAAATTATAAACATTGAAGAATATTTACAAGAAGTTTCTTTATTTACAGATTTAGACACAAATAATGATAATCAAGACAAAGTAAAATTAATGACAATCCATATTTCAAAAGGATTGGAGTTTCCATATGTTTTTCTTTGCGGTTTTACAGAAGGAGTTTTGCCGAGTGCAATGTCTATAAAAGAACGAAGAAAAAGAGCTTTAGAAGAAGAAAGAAGGCTTACTTATGTTGCAATAACAAGAGCTGAAAAAAGGTTTTACATGACCGAATCTGAAGGTTTCAATTTTACAAACGGATTAAATAAATATCCGTCAAGATTTCTTTTCGAAATCAGTGATGAATTTTACATTAGAAAAGGAGAATTAAGCCAAGAAATAATTGAAGAAGCAAAATTACAACTTAAAAGAAATGATATTGAGAACACAGAAGTTTTCAATATTGGCGATTTAGTTTTTCACGACATTTGGAAAAAAGGAATAGTTAAAGAAGTTGATGTTGATAAAAACGAATATCTAATTGATTTCTTTGAAATAGGAAAAGAAAAACCAATTGATTTTTCTTTTCGATTTCTTAAAAAATTCGTTGATGAAGAAGTCTTAACAGATGAAATGAAAATTGAAAAACAAAAATCTGATGAAGATTGGGAAAAATATTCCAATTTAATTGAAAACGAACTTCCCAAAGAAGAAGATGTTTTTCAACAGATTAAAGTTAGTAATGATGAAATAACATTTGAAGATGAAAATATTATCTTTAACAATGAAATTTCAAATATTGAATTTAAGAATGATAATATTGAAAATATAATAAAATCGAAAATACGCAAGTTTGCAAAAAAAGAATATCCAAGCGACATTGAAATGCAAGATTACATCTTCAATAATCAATTAATAGCATTTGAATATATGCAAAATGTATCGGATATTGAAATATTTGATTTTGCAGTTAGTCAATATAAAGATGATTATGAAATGCAAAAGCATATTTACGAAAAAAATATTGTTGCAAAAAAGTTTATGAATTCTTTAATCGAAGATGAAATTAAACAAAATGCAGAATTAGATTATCCGAAAGATTATGAAATGCAACAATATATTTATGAAAAACAAATTGCGGCAAAAAAAATAATGGATGAACTACCAAATTGTTCCAAAAAAGAAAGAGCAATAAATGATTATCCAAAAGATTACGAAATGCAAATATATATCTTTGAACAATTAAATGAAGAAGAAACTATTGTGGAAGAAATTGAAATCATAGAAATTCAAAATGGAAATGTTTCTGAGGATTTAATTAATACAGAAATAGAAGAGCAAAAAAGCGAAGATAATTTGAAAAAAACTAAAAAATGGTGGCAATTTTAG
- a CDS encoding CvfB family protein, producing the protein MIEIGRFNVLKIARSTKVGLYLTDGENDVLLPNKYVPEEFEIGQDIEVFVYLDHEERPVSTTLDPYIYLNEFALLRVNYTNQFGAFMDWGMEKDLFVPFKEQARPMEQGKRYLVYMYMDDKTKRLVGSSKTNQFLDNKNITVEEGEEVDLIVSHITEVGINVIINEKHKGLLYKNEVYDDLRTGDRIVGYIKHIRPDGKIDVSASKLGFDKVEPSAQYIIDELKASRGFLRLNDDSHPEDIKTVLKMSKKTFKKAIGTLYKQKLIDIKEDGIYLL; encoded by the coding sequence ATGATAGAAATAGGAAGATTTAACGTGCTTAAAATTGCACGTAGCACAAAAGTAGGATTGTATCTTACTGATGGAGAAAATGACGTTTTATTACCTAACAAATATGTTCCTGAAGAATTTGAAATTGGTCAGGATATCGAAGTTTTTGTTTACTTAGACCACGAAGAACGACCCGTGTCAACAACACTTGATCCCTATATTTATTTAAACGAATTTGCTTTGTTAAGAGTAAATTATACCAACCAATTTGGTGCTTTCATGGATTGGGGAATGGAAAAAGATTTGTTTGTTCCTTTTAAAGAGCAAGCAAGACCTATGGAACAAGGGAAGCGTTATTTGGTTTATATGTACATGGATGACAAAACCAAACGATTAGTAGGTTCTAGTAAAACAAACCAGTTTTTAGACAATAAAAATATCACAGTTGAAGAAGGTGAAGAAGTTGACTTAATTGTTTCTCACATTACAGAAGTTGGTATCAATGTAATCATAAACGAAAAGCACAAAGGACTTTTATATAAAAACGAAGTGTATGACGATTTACGCACTGGTGATCGTATCGTTGGTTACATAAAACACATTAGACCTGATGGTAAAATAGATGTTTCAGCTTCTAAACTTGGTTTTGATAAAGTAGAACCTAGTGCACAATACATTATTGACGAACTTAAAGCTAGTAGAGGTTTTTTACGTTTAAACGATGATTCTCACCCAGAAGATATCAAAACGGTGCTTAAAATGAGTAAAAAAACCTTCAAAAAAGCGATTGGGACTTTGTACAAACAAAAGCTAATCGATATAAAAGAAGACGGGATTTATTTACTTTAA
- a CDS encoding reverse transcriptase family protein, protein MSIKTVKHLAFVLKISPQDLLQLAKTVDNFYYTINEPKLDKDNNPKFKNGNQLFRTLNPSTKNLKIIQSRIQRNIISKIELPDYAYGAVKGRDNVKNALKHRGKKYNFTTDLSNYFPSITNRQVYNMFVENNFSPTVARVLTQLTTYNGKLPQGAPTSPTISNLVFVKTGMKLQAIANNQNLIFTSFIDDLTFSSKTDFKELIPELIQIVLNDNFIISHQKTFYKTYRPTVTGVIVTNNYLLLTEKFKKKLSDLENKTPEQILGLKNYALKIKKANSK, encoded by the coding sequence ATGAGTATTAAAACTGTTAAACATCTTGCTTTTGTTCTGAAGATTTCTCCTCAGGATTTATTGCAATTGGCCAAAACAGTTGACAACTTCTATTATACAATTAACGAACCTAAACTTGACAAGGACAACAATCCTAAATTCAAAAACGGAAATCAACTTTTTAGAACTCTAAATCCAAGTACAAAAAATTTGAAAATAATTCAGTCAAGAATTCAAAGAAATATAATATCAAAAATAGAACTTCCTGATTATGCTTACGGCGCAGTTAAGGGCAGAGATAACGTGAAAAATGCTTTAAAACATAGAGGCAAAAAATATAATTTCACAACTGATTTATCAAATTATTTTCCAAGTATAACAAATAGACAGGTTTATAATATGTTTGTCGAAAATAATTTTTCTCCAACTGTAGCAAGAGTTTTAACTCAATTAACAACTTATAATGGAAAGCTACCACAAGGCGCACCAACTTCTCCAACAATTTCTAATCTAGTATTCGTAAAAACTGGCATGAAATTACAAGCAATTGCAAACAATCAAAATTTAATATTTACTTCATTTATTGATGATTTGACTTTTTCGTCCAAGACAGACTTTAAAGAATTAATCCCAGAATTAATACAAATCGTTCTTAACGATAACTTCATCATTAGTCATCAAAAAACATTTTACAAAACTTATCGTCCGACAGTTACAGGCGTTATTGTTACAAACAATTATTTGCTTCTAACAGAAAAGTTTAAAAAGAAACTTTCAGATTTGGAAAATAAAACTCCGGAACAAATATTGGGACTGAAAAATTATGCTCTGAAAATTAAAAAAGCAAACTCTAAATAA
- a CDS encoding 1,4-dihydroxy-2-naphthoyl-CoA synthase → MSKIEWKTAREFEDITYKKCNGVARIAFNRPDVRNAFRPKTTAELLVAFHDAQEDTSIGVVLLSAEGPSSKDGVWSFCSGGDQKARGHQGYVGDDGYHRLNILEVQRLIRFMPKAVICVVPGWAVGGGHSLHVVCDMTLASKEHAIFKQTDADVTSFDGGYGSAYLAKMVGQKKAREIFFLGRNYSAQEAFEMGMVNAVIPHDELEDTAYEWAQEVLGKSPTSIKMLKFAMNLTDDGMVGQQVFAGEATRLAYMTEEAKEGRDAFLEKRKPNFEKKWLP, encoded by the coding sequence ATGAGTAAAATAGAGTGGAAAACCGCTAGAGAGTTTGAAGATATTACCTATAAAAAATGCAATGGTGTTGCCCGTATTGCTTTTAACAGACCTGATGTAAGAAATGCATTTCGTCCTAAAACAACTGCTGAATTATTAGTTGCGTTTCATGATGCTCAGGAAGATACCTCAATTGGAGTGGTTTTGCTTTCTGCTGAAGGACCTTCAAGCAAAGATGGTGTTTGGTCGTTTTGTAGTGGAGGAGATCAAAAGGCAAGAGGTCATCAGGGATATGTTGGTGACGATGGTTACCACCGATTAAATATTCTTGAAGTGCAACGTTTAATTCGTTTCATGCCAAAAGCTGTAATTTGTGTAGTTCCGGGTTGGGCTGTAGGTGGCGGACATTCATTGCATGTGGTTTGCGATATGACTTTAGCAAGTAAAGAACACGCTATTTTTAAACAAACCGATGCTGACGTAACTAGCTTTGACGGAGGATATGGTTCGGCATATTTAGCTAAAATGGTGGGACAGAAAAAGGCTCGCGAAATCTTCTTTTTAGGAAGAAACTATTCAGCTCAAGAAGCTTTCGAAATGGGAATGGTTAATGCTGTAATTCCTCATGACGAATTAGAAGATACAGCTTATGAGTGGGCACAGGAAGTATTGGGTAAATCACCTACATCTATCAAAATGCTAAAATTTGCAATGAACTTAACAGACGACGGAATGGTTGGTCAACAAGTTTTTGCCGGTGAAGCAACTCGTTTAGCCTACATGACAGAAGAAGCTAAAGAAGGACGTGATGCTTTCCTTGAAAAGCGCAAGCCTAACTTTGAGAAAAAATGGTTACCGTAA
- the menA gene encoding 1,4-dihydroxy-2-naphthoate octaprenyltransferase → MKHWIEAARLRTLPLSVSGILVGSLYALANPTNDILTPTQVFNWKIFGLSIFTTIGLQVLSNFANDYGDGVKGTDNEERVGPQRAIQSGAISPAAMKRAMYFTALLTFLSAVLLIYVSFHDKYLLYSLFFLILGVAAIVSAIRYTVGNSAYGYKGFGDVFVFIFFGLVSTLGVNFLYSKQFDWQLVLPAVAIGMLSTGVLNLNNMRDEISDKNAGKNTLVVKMGGEKAKFYHYFLVGGAMLLVLVFAVIYNGIGFRWDQYAFLAAYFPLFSHLKTVYYCDDNRRLDPQLKKLAISTFLLSIILAMVLIF, encoded by the coding sequence ATGAAACACTGGATTGAAGCTGCTCGATTACGAACATTGCCATTATCTGTATCAGGCATATTAGTAGGTAGTTTATATGCCTTAGCTAATCCTACAAACGATATATTGACACCAACACAGGTTTTTAACTGGAAAATCTTTGGACTTTCGATATTTACAACAATTGGTTTGCAGGTTTTGTCAAACTTTGCCAACGATTATGGTGATGGAGTAAAAGGAACAGATAATGAAGAAAGAGTTGGTCCACAAAGAGCAATACAAAGTGGGGCAATATCTCCAGCAGCTATGAAACGTGCCATGTATTTTACTGCATTGTTGACGTTTCTTTCGGCAGTACTTTTAATTTATGTTTCGTTTCACGATAAGTATTTGTTGTATTCGTTATTTTTCTTGATTTTAGGAGTAGCTGCCATAGTATCAGCAATACGTTATACGGTAGGTAATTCAGCCTATGGATATAAAGGTTTTGGTGATGTTTTCGTTTTTATATTTTTTGGTTTGGTAAGTACCTTAGGGGTTAACTTTTTATACTCTAAACAATTCGATTGGCAATTGGTTTTACCAGCTGTTGCAATTGGTATGTTGAGTACAGGAGTTTTAAACCTGAATAACATGAGAGATGAAATTTCAGATAAAAACGCTGGAAAAAATACTCTGGTAGTAAAAATGGGCGGAGAAAAAGCCAAGTTCTATCATTATTTTCTTGTAGGAGGAGCAATGCTGTTGGTTCTTGTTTTTGCGGTAATATATAATGGAATAGGTTTTAGATGGGATCAGTATGCTTTCTTAGCGGCCTATTTCCCATTATTCAGTCATTTAAAAACGGTGTATTATTGTGATGATAACCGAAGACTTGACCCTCAACTTAAAAAATTAGCAATAAGTACATTTTTATTGTCGATAATATTAGCCATGGTTTTAATTTTCTAA
- a CDS encoding DUF2853 family protein encodes MSKRDELIVKYAADLKDKCGVTPDMDFLTKVVIGCGPSIYNPDAATVSGSQQSELDTVKNNFLINKLGLKDGPDLDKGIDAVIEKYGRSNKNKYRAVVYYLLAQHFKKESVYK; translated from the coding sequence ATGAGTAAAAGAGATGAATTAATTGTGAAATATGCAGCAGATTTGAAAGATAAATGTGGTGTTACTCCAGATATGGATTTCCTAACTAAAGTTGTAATAGGGTGCGGACCATCAATTTACAATCCAGATGCTGCAACAGTTTCAGGCTCTCAGCAGTCAGAATTAGATACCGTTAAGAACAATTTTTTAATTAATAAATTAGGATTAAAAGACGGTCCAGATCTAGATAAGGGAATTGATGCTGTAATTGAAAAATACGGAAGATCTAATAAAAATAAATATAGAGCTGTTGTGTATTATTTACTAGCGCAGCACTTTAAAAAAGAAAGTGTGTATAAATAA
- a CDS encoding Eco47II family restriction endonuclease encodes MANKYVNFISDEHLLNCIENLHKAYLRAKNNISKKSFYTNKVDTIKLTFDAKFNDINEDDLIQSEILRQIDKSINNSIGTFHEQILGGIKGFEVGNLSGFDIKATDNTLFADIKNKHNTMNSSSAEALFQKLARYADDYKKAKCYWVQILAKGSFNEHWQGEINGKEYSHSRVFKISGDQFYALLSGQENALFQLYKALPKAINDYLKSVEKDDSIKENSALEEITSETEKSKRSILDQITFENYSYYLGFEKL; translated from the coding sequence ATGGCAAACAAATATGTAAACTTTATATCAGACGAACATTTACTGAACTGTATTGAAAATTTGCACAAAGCTTATTTGAGAGCCAAAAACAATATTTCTAAAAAGAGTTTTTACACCAACAAAGTTGATACCATCAAGCTGACTTTTGACGCTAAATTCAACGACATCAATGAAGACGATTTAATTCAATCTGAAATTCTTCGTCAAATTGATAAGTCAATCAACAACTCAATCGGAACTTTTCACGAACAAATTTTAGGAGGAATAAAAGGTTTTGAAGTTGGAAATTTAAGCGGTTTTGACATTAAAGCGACTGACAATACACTTTTTGCCGACATCAAAAACAAGCACAACACAATGAACAGCAGTTCAGCCGAAGCTTTGTTTCAAAAATTGGCTCGTTACGCAGACGACTACAAAAAAGCAAAATGTTATTGGGTTCAGATTTTAGCAAAAGGCAGTTTCAACGAACATTGGCAAGGCGAAATCAACGGAAAAGAATATAGTCATTCACGAGTTTTTAAAATTTCTGGTGACCAGTTTTATGCTTTACTTTCAGGGCAAGAAAACGCACTTTTTCAATTATACAAAGCGTTACCAAAAGCAATTAACGACTATTTGAAATCCGTAGAAAAAGACGACAGCATAAAAGAAAATTCGGCTTTGGAAGAAATCACTTCCGAAACCGAAAAATCAAAACGCTCTATTCTCGACCAAATTACTTTCGAGAATTACAGCTATTATTTGGGATTTGAAAAGCTGTAA